From Curtobacterium sp. SGAir0471, the proteins below share one genomic window:
- a CDS encoding efflux RND transporter permease subunit, producing the protein MHLLSVFSLRNRALIALVTIVVAVFGGVALTNLKQELIPSVQFPQVAIVSAYPGATPEVVSNDVSTKIEQAIQVVPNLESTSATSSTGQSVVSASFDYGSNLASAEDKIQTAVNALSLPDTVQTQIVTGSFDDLPVLQLAVTASGNQEQLVDRLNATAVPDLEKLDGVRQADVFGNPGRRIVITPNEDELAARGLTTQSISNALDDNGTLIPGGTITQDGKTLSVQTGQRIASLDDIRGLPLTASSGSGSSGSSDSSGSSSGGTAASGTAAGQRQGQTGASGTGTTATGGTGATGGTGATGGTGATGGTGASTASTPTSLGDVATVQIEESPRTSISRVDGKTALTIAITKTQEANTVDVSETVKDALPGIEAKVTGDPQFTVVFDQAPYIQQSIDSLAEEGLLGLGFAVVVILVFLLSWRSTLVTAISIPTSVLLAAIGMQAAGYTLNIITLAALTIAIGRVVDDSIVVIENIKRHLQPGVDRGRAVLDAVREVAGAVTASTLTTVAVFLPVAFVAELVGELFRPFALTVTMALLASLFVSLTIVPVLAYWWLRAPRTHRHAATPTTGSIETTGPGTSGSPTAASPAAASSSTGALASADDLHDAGTSDRLRRGYLPVLRWAVGRPALVLVLALVVLGGTAAAVPFVKTNYLGDSGQNTFTVTQDLEPGTSLDEQSDAARKVERVLQDVSGVETVQTTIGSSGQSIQAAFGGGASASVQYNVTTDAGADQATIQSTARDRIGRIDGVGEVSLSSAGGGFGGSSDIEVDVTAPTQSELETAAKQVLTKMRDVDGTTSATSNLSAAEPYLAVRVDRTKAAERGLTETQVGGIVAAAVSPRDTGSVEIDDATLDVYIADPQPPTTIDALESLSIPTASGEVPLTDVATVEQSDGPTTITTSNAVRTATITVTPDSTNLGQAVQNVTQAVDALDLPKGASATIGGVASSQSSAFSQLLLAVLVAILIVYVIMVATFRSLLQPILLLLSVPFAATGALLLQIVTGIPLGVASLIGLLMLVGIVVTNAIVLIDLVNQYRRRGLRVREALIEGATRRLRPILMTALATIFALLPMAIGLTGKSGFISQPLALVVIGGLVSSTLLTLVVLPALYSVVEGFRERRADRKAEREATTEH; encoded by the coding sequence GTGCACCTCCTCTCGGTCTTCAGCCTCCGCAACCGGGCCCTCATCGCGCTCGTCACGATCGTCGTCGCGGTGTTCGGCGGCGTCGCGCTGACGAACCTCAAGCAGGAGCTCATCCCGAGCGTCCAGTTCCCCCAGGTGGCGATCGTCAGCGCCTACCCCGGAGCCACGCCGGAGGTCGTGTCGAACGACGTGTCGACGAAGATCGAGCAGGCGATCCAGGTCGTGCCGAACCTCGAGTCGACGAGTGCGACGTCCTCGACCGGGCAGAGCGTGGTGTCCGCTTCGTTCGACTACGGGTCGAACCTGGCCAGCGCCGAGGACAAGATCCAGACCGCGGTGAACGCCCTGTCGCTGCCGGACACCGTGCAGACCCAGATCGTCACCGGGTCCTTCGACGACCTGCCCGTGCTCCAGCTCGCCGTCACCGCGTCGGGCAACCAGGAGCAGCTCGTCGACCGGCTCAACGCGACGGCGGTGCCCGACCTCGAGAAGCTCGACGGCGTGCGCCAGGCCGACGTCTTCGGCAACCCGGGCCGACGCATCGTGATCACCCCGAACGAAGACGAGCTCGCGGCGCGGGGCCTCACGACGCAGTCGATCTCGAACGCGCTCGACGACAACGGCACGCTCATCCCCGGCGGCACGATCACGCAGGACGGCAAGACGCTCTCGGTGCAGACCGGGCAGCGCATCGCGTCGCTCGACGACATCCGCGGGCTGCCCCTGACGGCGTCGAGCGGTTCGGGTTCGTCGGGGTCCTCGGATTCGTCCGGATCGTCGAGCGGCGGGACGGCCGCGAGCGGGACGGCTGCGGGCCAGCGCCAGGGCCAGACCGGGGCGAGCGGTACCGGGACGACCGCGACGGGCGGAACGGGCGCGACCGGCGGGACGGGCGCGACCGGCGGGACGGGCGCGACCGGCGGGACGGGCGCGAGCACGGCCTCCACGCCGACCTCGCTCGGTGACGTCGCGACCGTGCAGATCGAGGAGTCGCCGCGCACCTCGATCAGCCGGGTCGACGGCAAGACCGCGCTCACCATCGCGATCACGAAGACGCAGGAGGCGAACACGGTCGACGTCTCCGAGACCGTGAAGGACGCCCTGCCCGGCATCGAGGCAAAGGTCACCGGCGACCCGCAGTTCACCGTGGTGTTCGACCAGGCGCCCTACATCCAGCAGTCGATCGACTCCCTGGCAGAGGAGGGGCTGCTCGGCCTCGGCTTCGCGGTCGTCGTGATCCTGGTGTTCCTGCTGTCCTGGCGCTCGACGCTCGTGACCGCGATCTCGATCCCGACGTCGGTGCTGCTCGCCGCGATCGGCATGCAGGCCGCCGGGTACACCCTCAACATCATCACGCTCGCCGCGCTGACCATCGCGATCGGCCGCGTGGTCGACGACTCGATCGTCGTCATCGAGAACATCAAGCGGCACCTGCAACCCGGTGTCGACCGTGGGCGGGCGGTGCTCGACGCCGTGCGCGAGGTCGCCGGTGCCGTCACCGCATCGACGCTCACGACCGTGGCGGTCTTCCTGCCGGTCGCGTTCGTCGCGGAGCTCGTCGGCGAGCTGTTCCGGCCCTTCGCGTTGACGGTCACGATGGCGCTGCTCGCGTCGCTGTTCGTGTCGCTGACGATCGTGCCGGTGCTCGCCTACTGGTGGCTCCGGGCGCCGAGGACCCACCGGCACGCCGCGACGCCGACCACGGGGTCGATCGAGACCACGGGGCCGGGCACGTCAGGGTCGCCGACGGCTGCGTCGCCCGCGGCTGCCTCGTCGTCGACCGGGGCGCTGGCGTCGGCCGACGACCTGCACGACGCCGGCACGTCCGACCGACTGCGTCGCGGGTACCTGCCCGTCCTCCGCTGGGCGGTCGGCCGTCCGGCGCTCGTCCTCGTGCTCGCCCTGGTCGTCCTCGGTGGCACCGCGGCTGCCGTGCCCTTCGTCAAGACGAACTACCTCGGCGACTCGGGGCAGAACACCTTCACCGTGACGCAGGACCTCGAGCCCGGCACCAGCCTCGACGAGCAGTCCGACGCCGCCCGCAAGGTCGAGCGGGTGCTGCAGGACGTCTCCGGCGTCGAGACCGTGCAGACCACGATCGGCTCGAGCGGCCAGTCCATCCAGGCCGCGTTCGGCGGTGGTGCCTCGGCGTCCGTGCAGTACAACGTCACGACCGATGCCGGCGCCGACCAGGCGACGATCCAGTCGACGGCCCGCGATCGCATCGGGCGGATCGACGGCGTGGGCGAGGTGAGCCTGTCGAGCGCGGGTGGTGGCTTCGGTGGATCGAGCGACATCGAGGTCGACGTCACCGCACCGACCCAGTCCGAGCTGGAGACGGCGGCGAAGCAGGTCCTGACGAAGATGCGCGACGTCGACGGGACGACCTCGGCGACCAGCAACCTGTCCGCAGCCGAGCCGTACCTGGCGGTGCGGGTCGACCGGACGAAGGCCGCCGAGCGCGGGCTCACCGAGACCCAGGTGGGCGGGATCGTCGCCGCCGCGGTCTCGCCGCGGGACACCGGCAGCGTCGAGATCGACGACGCCACCCTCGACGTGTACATCGCCGACCCGCAGCCGCCGACCACGATCGACGCGCTCGAGTCGCTGTCGATCCCGACCGCGAGCGGCGAGGTCCCGCTGACCGACGTCGCGACGGTCGAGCAGTCCGACGGGCCGACCACGATCACCACGTCGAACGCCGTTCGCACCGCGACGATCACCGTGACGCCGGACTCGACGAACCTCGGTCAGGCCGTGCAGAACGTGACGCAGGCCGTCGACGCCCTCGACCTGCCGAAGGGCGCCTCGGCGACGATCGGCGGGGTGGCGTCGAGCCAGTCGTCCGCGTTCAGCCAGCTGCTGCTCGCCGTGCTCGTCGCGATCCTCATCGTGTACGTGATCATGGTCGCGACCTTCCGGAGCCTGCTCCAGCCGATCCTGCTGCTGCTGTCGGTGCCGTTCGCCGCCACCGGAGCGCTGCTCCTGCAGATCGTGACGGGCATCCCGCTCGGGGTCGCCTCGCTCATCGGTCTGCTGATGCTCGTCGGCATCGTCGTCACGAACGCCATCGTGCTCATCGACCTCGTCAACCAGTACCGCCGCCGAGGGCTCCGCGTGCGCGAGGCGCTGATCGAGGGCGCGACCCGTCGACTCCGGCCGATCCTGATGACCGCGCTCGCGACGATCTTCGCGCTGCTGCCGATGGCGATCGGGCTGACCGGCAAGTCGGGGTTCATCTCGCAGCCGCTCGCACTGGTCGTGATCGGCGGTCTGGTGTCCTCGACGCTCCTGACCCTCGTGGTGCTGCCGGCGCTGTACTCGGTGGTCGAGGGCTTCCGGGAGCGTCGGGCCGACCGGAAGGCGGAGCGGGAGGCCACGACGGAGCACTGA
- a CDS encoding alpha/beta hydrolase, which yields MRSGRRTLLALLAAVVATGALGSCSGAPVADRDDVVTADPVIYPLSLRYPGIEVVADVPYGREPLQRLDVCLPPDSAPDTTATPTTTPRPSPSPSVSDVATEEPTDGGAGRDTRADRPRDGRPAVMLVHGGSWSHGDKATAAYRAVCQYLASEGFVTVNIDYRLAPTDPFPAGFDDARRALDWVFRPATLQTYDIDPDRVGLFGGSAGGNLVAMLAVTDHESTAWAAGDRIRAVVDLSGPTDLTTRSTEPDGVSASFQRKQLLYLGCRSYEDCPAARAASPGYHVTDETAPFFVGHSTAEFIPLWESQEFVATLREHDVPVTFVAVEGTAHSIVQLDRAMSERVVGFLRDRLR from the coding sequence ATGAGGTCCGGCCGCCGCACACTGCTCGCGCTCCTCGCCGCGGTCGTGGCGACGGGTGCCCTCGGGTCGTGCAGCGGTGCGCCGGTGGCCGACCGCGACGACGTCGTGACCGCCGATCCCGTGATCTACCCGCTGTCGCTGCGCTACCCCGGCATCGAGGTCGTCGCCGACGTGCCCTACGGCCGGGAGCCACTGCAGCGCCTCGACGTGTGCCTGCCGCCGGACAGCGCACCGGACACCACGGCGACCCCGACGACGACCCCGCGCCCGTCGCCGTCGCCCTCCGTGTCGGACGTCGCGACCGAGGAACCGACCGACGGAGGTGCTGGTCGGGACACCCGGGCCGACCGGCCTCGCGACGGGCGCCCCGCGGTGATGCTCGTCCACGGCGGGAGCTGGTCGCACGGCGACAAGGCCACCGCGGCGTACCGGGCGGTGTGCCAGTACCTGGCCTCCGAGGGGTTCGTCACCGTGAACATCGACTACCGCCTGGCGCCGACGGACCCCTTCCCGGCAGGCTTCGACGACGCCCGACGAGCGCTCGACTGGGTGTTCCGGCCCGCGACGCTGCAGACGTACGACATCGATCCGGACCGTGTGGGGCTCTTCGGCGGAAGCGCGGGCGGCAACCTCGTCGCGATGCTCGCGGTGACCGACCACGAGTCGACTGCGTGGGCGGCCGGGGACCGCATCCGGGCGGTCGTCGACCTGAGCGGTCCGACCGACCTCACGACGCGTTCGACCGAGCCGGACGGGGTGTCGGCCTCGTTCCAGCGCAAGCAGCTGCTGTACCTCGGCTGCCGGAGCTACGAGGACTGCCCGGCCGCACGGGCCGCCTCGCCCGGGTACCACGTCACCGACGAGACCGCCCCGTTCTTCGTCGGCCACTCCACCGCCGAGTTCATCCCGCTGTGGGAGTCGCAGGAGTTCGTCGCCACGCTCCGCGAGCACGACGTCCCGGTGACGTTCGTCGCGGTGGAGGGGACGGCGCACTCGATCGTGCAGCTCGACCGGGCAATGAGCGAGCGGGTGGTGGGGTTCCTCCGCGACCGGCTCCGGTGA
- a CDS encoding polyphosphate kinase 2 family protein: MGDTPAGGPVSRRKAWNTDPEPLLRVEEGFRLDRVDPDGTPGYPGRKIDGLESLAAGADRLAALQERLYAASTAGDQRRVLLVLQAMDTAGKGGIVSHVVGAVDPNGVHYAGFKAPTDEEREHDFLWRIERQLPAAGQLGVFDRSHYEDVLIQKVRAFAPPEEIDRRYGAIVDFEDRLVEQGTTIVKVMLHISKDEQRERLGDRLDRPDKHWKFNPGDIDERLLWDEYQQAYQTVFDRTSTVRAPWYVVPANRKWYARLAVQQLLLRALEDMQLTWPAADFDVAEQRRRLAES, translated from the coding sequence ATGGGCGATACACCCGCAGGAGGACCCGTGAGCCGTCGCAAGGCCTGGAACACCGACCCCGAACCGCTGCTCCGCGTCGAGGAGGGCTTCCGCCTCGACCGCGTCGATCCCGACGGCACGCCGGGCTACCCCGGGCGCAAGATCGACGGGCTCGAGTCACTCGCCGCAGGGGCCGATCGCCTCGCCGCGCTGCAGGAGCGCCTGTACGCCGCGAGCACCGCCGGCGACCAGCGTCGCGTGCTCCTCGTGCTGCAGGCGATGGACACCGCGGGCAAGGGCGGCATCGTCTCGCACGTCGTCGGCGCGGTCGACCCGAACGGCGTGCACTACGCCGGCTTCAAGGCCCCCACCGACGAGGAACGCGAGCACGACTTCCTCTGGCGCATCGAACGGCAGCTCCCCGCGGCCGGGCAGCTCGGCGTTTTCGACCGGTCCCACTACGAGGACGTCCTGATCCAGAAGGTGCGCGCCTTCGCCCCGCCCGAGGAGATCGACCGCCGGTACGGCGCGATCGTCGACTTCGAGGACCGGCTGGTCGAGCAGGGCACCACGATCGTCAAGGTCATGCTGCACATCTCGAAGGACGAGCAGCGCGAACGGCTCGGCGACCGCCTGGACCGCCCCGACAAGCACTGGAAGTTCAACCCCGGGGACATCGATGAGCGCCTCCTCTGGGACGAGTACCAGCAGGCGTACCAGACCGTGTTCGACCGCACCTCGACGGTCCGCGCGCCCTGGTACGTCGTCCCCGCGAACCGCAAGTGGTACGCCCGGCTCGCCGTGCAGCAGCTCCTGCTCCGCGCGCTCGAGGACATGCAGCTCACCTGGCCCGCCGCAGACTTCGACGTGGCCGAGCAACGTCGGCGGCTCGCCGAGTCCTGA